One genomic region from Pararge aegeria chromosome 14, ilParAegt1.1, whole genome shotgun sequence encodes:
- the LOC120629585 gene encoding zinc finger protein 681-like produces the protein MSSILLLKSMLFASVLQKTKKQKKKIKAKKSAAVKSICPEMCRVCNLEVGIVPIFKNCLQPNIANEIENFGGVRISKKDKLSKQLCQKCLDLLNGCITFREMCQRNNNEVIELSIKKETEINNYLEDTLALPESDDSFNIPSPEVSEDNNLEIWGCTACSKNFPDLDSYNAHFPECIENKQSSNKSKTPKEKTRNEFLCDICGKVTRSNANLIVHMSIHDNVFPFKCEECPYMGRTMDLLKMHKRSHLADKPFKCSQCPKSASSSSNLAKHVRHVHNRSRDFKCSYCDKAFGFRYDVKKHIRDIHLRQGTVECDICFKKFNTKKILQGHRVKIHKIKGDRHGRLPSYLQCQREQ, from the exons ATGAGttctattttgttattaaaatcaatgttatTCGCAAGTGTCTTGCAaaagacaaagaaacaaaaaaagaaaattaaagctAAAAAATC TGCTGCAGTTAAGAGCATATGCCCAGAAATGTGCCGTGTGTGCAATCTGGAAGTAGGAATTGttccaatttttaaaaactgtttacAACCAAATATAGCTAATGAAATTGAGAACTTTGGAGGAGTAAGG ATAAGTAAAAAGGATAAATTATCAAAACAGTTGTGTCAAAAGTGTTTAGATTTATTAAATGGATGCATTACTTTTAGAGAAATGTGCCAAAGAAACAACAATGAAGTGATTGAACTTTCTATCAAAAAAg AgactgaaattaataattatttggaaGACACTTTGGCATTACCAGAGAGTGATGACTCATTTAATATACCTTCTCCAGAAGTGTCAGAAgataataatttagaaatttgggGATGTACAGCATGTAGTAAGAATTTCCCTGACTTG GATTCATACAATGCCCATTTTCCAGAATGCATTGAAAATAAACAGAGTTCCAACAAAAGTAAAACGCCCAAAGAAAAGACTAGAAATGAATTTCTCTGTGATATTTGCGGAAAAGTTACTCGCTCAAATGCAAATCTTATAGTGCATAT GAGCATTCATGACAATGTGTTCCCATTCAAATGTGAAGAGTGTCCATACATGGGGCGGACTATGGACCTACTGAAAATGCACAAGAGGTCACATTTAGCTGACAAACCATTCAAATGTTCCCAGTGTCCAAAATCTGCCAGCAGCTCCAGTAACCTTGCCAAACATGTGAGGCATGTGCACAATAGATCTAGGGACTTTAAG tgTTCTTATTGTGATAAAGCATTCGGATTTCGATATGACGTGAAGAAACACATACGGGATATACATTTGCGACAAGGCACTGTTGAATGCGacatatgttttaaaaagttcaacACAAA gaAAATATTACAAGGTCATCGGGTGAAGATTCACAAAATCAAAGGAGACAGACACGGCCGCTTACCTTCCTACTTGCAGTGTCAGCGTGAGCAATAG
- the LOC120629232 gene encoding uncharacterized protein LOC120629232, whose product MRIILLLFLFTQKCFAFDLPRSACKTDLTIDKDHYNVTKTYDTGDAEPTDAHYDGKGNLFFVVFGRNFNGYYYDVKLIKPNSTAAQNVPGLPERESYSVAVDKKESRVYFGTSKGIYAYNYETQVATLITKPDINLNSLLVDKDGNKYITGRREGFEQLYLLAGNEKIHFKGFDALDEVAVDDKNNFYYIREEKFFVLRNNLSHAVFIGNVSYEGLGQITFHEENVFVASKSLSYIHENDTGPMKRVKGTPGNVTAIAFDRSGNFVLGTKGKILKYETNDNECFQKQN is encoded by the exons atGAGAATAATTCTTTTGCTATTTCTATTTACGCAAAAATGTTTTGCATTCGATCTACCTCGTAGTGCATGCAAAACAGACTTGACCATTGATAAAGACCACTACAATGTAACTAAGACCTACGACACTGGCGATGCAGAGCCAACGGACGCACATTACGATGGCaaaggaaatttattttttgtcgtaTTCGGACGCAATTTTAACGGCTACTATTATGACGTCAAGTTAATTAAACCCAATTCGACTGCAGCTCAAAATGTACCTG gttTACCTGAACGTGAGAGCTACTCAGTTGCAGTGGACAAAAAAGAGTCAAGAGTGTATTTCGGTACGAGTAAGGGTATCTACGCTTACAACTACGAGACTCAAGTCGCAACTTTAATTACCAAACCAGATATAAACTTGAACTCATTGCTTGTAGACAAAGATGGTAATAAGTATATCACTGGCAGGCGAGAAGGGTTCGAACAATTGTATCTGTTGGCAGGTAACgaaaaaattcattttaaaggCTTCGACGCCCTTGATGAAGTAGCTGTTGATGacaaaaacaacttttattATATCAGAGAAGAAAAGTTCTTCGTTTTGAGGAATAATTTATCTCATGCTGTTTTTATCGGTAACGTTTCGTATGAAGGATTAGGTCAGATAACGTTCCATGAGGAAAACGTTTTTGTTGCAAGCAAAAGTTTATCTTACATTCACGAAAACGACACAGGGCCAATGAAGCGAGTTAAAGGTACACCGGGCAATGTTACAGCCATAGCTTTCGATCGCTCTGGTAACTTTGTATTAGGCACTAAgggaaaaatattgaaatacgaGACAAATGACAATGAATgctttcaaaaacaaaattaa